A DNA window from Branchiostoma lanceolatum isolate klBraLanc5 chromosome 17, klBraLanc5.hap2, whole genome shotgun sequence contains the following coding sequences:
- the LOC136422698 gene encoding WD repeat and FYVE domain-containing protein 2-like: protein MAAEIRPKPTARRPILLSKLEGSGDIVNQAVIIPKEDGVISVCDDRTVRVWLKRDSGQYWPSICHTMPAAASALDYNPETRRLFVGLDNGTISEFLLADDFNRMAATRNYLAHQQRVVGINFSLQCEWLLSVGRDKFFQWHCSETGRRLGGYQSGAWCTAVQFDVESKHVFIGDFSGHIQVLKLEGNGGVTQVTTLKGHSGSIRCLEWDPESRLLFSGSFDQSIIVWDIGGQQGTAFELQGHSNKVQGLKFVGHTKQLVSGGEDGMIVIWNMSVDRNETPEWVESDNCQKCDQPFFWNFKKMWNEKTIGTRQHHCRKCGCAVCAKCSANRSTIPLMGFEFEVRVCNACFANISDDERAPMATFHDVKHGVVAIHYDGTRGWLLTCGTDRIIKIWDVNALVS, encoded by the exons ATGGCTGCCGAGATCCGTCCCAAGCCGACGGCCCGTAGACCGATTCTGCTTTCTAAGCTCGAAGGGTCGGGAGATATCGTCAACCAGGCCGTCATCATCCCCAAGGAGGATGGGGTCATCAGTGTGTGCGACGACAG GACTGTGcgagtatggctgaaaagagaCAGTGGACAGTATTGGCCAAGTATTTGCCACACAATGCCAG CTGCTGCATCTGCTTTAGATTATAACCCAGAAACTAGAAGGTTATTTGTGGGATTGGACAATGGCACTATTTCT GAATTCCTACTTGCTGATGACTTCAACAGAATGGCTGCTACCAGAAACTACTTGG CTCACCAGCAGAGAGTAGTGGGCATTAACTTCTCGCTGCAGTGTGAGTGGCTGTTGAGTGTGGGGAGGGATAAGTTCTTCCAGTGGCACTGTTCAGAGACGGGCCGGAGACTGGGGGGGTACCAGAGTGGAGCATGGTGCACTGCTGTCCA ATTTGATGTGGAGTCCAAACATGTGTTTATCGGGGACTTCTCCGGCCACATCCAGGTGCTGAAACTAGAGGGCAACGGGGGAGTCACTCAGGTCACGACATTGAAGGGACACTCGG GAAGCATTCGGTGTCTGGAGTGGGACCCTGAGAGTAGATTACTATTCTCTGGTAGCTTTGACCAGTCCATTATTGTGTGGGACATAGGGGGGCAACAGGGTACAGCATTTGAACTACAGGGGCACAG TAATAAAGTACAAGGTCTGAAGTTTGTGGGCCATACAAAACAGCTGGTGTCCGGAGGGGAGGACGGCATGATCGTGATCTGGAACATGAGTGTGGATAGAAACGAG ACCCCCGAGTGGGTTGAGAGTGATAACTGCCAGAAGTGTGATCAGCCCTTCTTTTGGAACTTCAAGAAGATGTGGAACGAGAAAACAATAGGAACAAGACAG CACCATTGTAGAAAATGTGGCTGTGCCGTGTGTGCTAAGTGTAGTGCTAACCGCTCGACCATCCCCCTCATGGGGTTTGAGTTTGAGGTGCGAGTCTGCAACGCCTGCTTTGCCAACATCTCAGATGACGA GCGAGCTCCAATGGCGACGTTTCACGATGTCAAACATGGCGTAGTTGCGATCCACTACGACGGCACGCGTGGGTGGCTGCTGACATGTGGCACAGACAGAATTATAAAG ATCTGGGATGTCAATGCGCTGGTGTCATAG